The following proteins are encoded in a genomic region of Bicyclus anynana chromosome 12, ilBicAnyn1.1, whole genome shotgun sequence:
- the LOC112042877 gene encoding uncharacterized protein LOC112042877: protein MPCVFQVSSSLGNPADHALALRQKREVDFIGNAQSLIRELVQNLQNAARDAIDATKKFNDGLQEQGKLFSEKIVNDIKSLREQVNKAVKRVTDRFTGAGTGVLTCVDSFRKEVDVVFADTVEKSKACAEERIKEIREMVDDLRLLSLNATEFASQAVAELNNCRENSTGFLATGSCFASVAVRIEYQGAVFLTQSGLLISRINLAIATLAASLEVCAGMRLVTAGITSAKYVAQIGTCSASSVYSSLAGNNVLTSKMRSFLFLTIVLVIWAQNAAQSIQSENEIDFDENHDLVDLKEASEDYTDLRDLKDIKDKIKKGILVAWEVFKVAAQNANTKIKRWVEQEKERIEKLNKIVIERLNKLKDEFESAVTKITVSGDKIRDCLKENRNNIKTVFSTIATNMKTCLSNNLKKLSDIENNHVLLDIDDSAFLANVHTKISTTCKENNDNCLNDIQNEIITEIENEAQNISNKHIEARNSIDGHLDNTIICFTQNLAEAAKTIVDEAVKIVECVKNKG from the exons ACGTGAGGTTGACTTCATTGGAAATGCACA ATCACTGATTAGGGAGTTGGTCCAGAACCTGCAAAATGCAGCGCGTGACGCTATAGATGCCACTAAAAAGTTCAATGATGGTCTGCAAGAACAAGGGAAACTCTTTAGTGAGAAAATTGTGAACGACATAAAGAGTTTGAGAGAACAAGTCAACAAAGCCGTTAAAAGAGTCACCGACAGGTTCACAGGCGCCGGTACTGGAGTTCTAACTTGCGTAGAT TCATTTAGGAAAGAAGTCGACGTCGTCTTTGCCGATACTGTAGAAAAATCCAAAGCGTGTGCTGAAGAAAGAATCAAGGAAATTCGGGAGATGGTTGATGATCTAAGACTATTATCGTTAAACGCTACGGAGTTCGCTAGCCAAGCTGTGGCTGAATTGAACAATTGCCGAGAAAATAGTACAGGATTCCTTGCTACGGGGTCATGCTTTGCGAGCGTTGCTGTTCGAATTGAATATCAGGGAGCTGTGTTTTTGACCCAGAGTGGGTTATTG ATTTCTCGCATCAACTTAGCCATTGCAACGTTAGCCGCATCACTGGAAGTCTGTGCCGGTATGCGTCTCGTGACAGCTGGGATAACCTCGGCGAAATACGTGGCACAGATTGGCACCTGCTCAGCTTCCTCCGTGTATTCTTCACTTGCAGGCAATAATGTGTTG ACTTCCAAGATGCGTAGTTTTCTGTTTCTAACAATAGTTCTGGTCATTTGGGCACAG aacGCAGCGCAAAGTATACAATCTGAAAATGAAATCGATTTCGATGAAAATCATGATTTAGTAGATTTAAAAGAGGCCTCTGAAGACTATACTGATTTACGTGATTTAAAGGATATAAAAGATAAGATTAAGAAAGGTATTTTAGTTGCTTGGGAGGTTTTTAAAGTTGCAGCACAAAATGCAAACACCAAGATTAAGAGATGGGTAGAACAAGAAAAAGAGAGGATTGAAAAGCTAAACAAGATAGTGATTGAACGCCTTAATAAACTGAAAGATGAATTCGAGAGTGCAGTTACTAAAATTACAGTGTCCGGTGACAAAATACGAGATTGCTTAAAG GAAAACagaaacaatattaaaacaGTATTCAGTACCATAGCTACAAATATGAAAACATGCCTATCTAACAATTTGAAAAAGCTATCAGACATAGAAAACAACCACGTTTTACTCGACATAGATGACTCTGCATTTTTAGCGAATGTGCATACTAAAATTAGCACAACTTGTaaggaaaataatgataattgttTGAATGATATACAAAATGAAATCATTACGGAAATAGAAAACGAAGCGCAGAACATATCTAATAAG caCATTGAAGCTAGAAATTCAATTGACGGTCACCTTGATAATaccataatatgttttactcaAAATTTGGCAGAGGCAGCTAAAACAATAGTCGACGAGGCCGTTAAAATTGTTGAGTGTGTTAAAAATAAAGGTTAA
- the LOC112042882 gene encoding 3-oxoacyl-[acyl-carrier-protein] reductase FabG-like encodes MFTQKVVLITGASSGIGAETALEFSKQGANLVLTGRNKENLDMVSKKCEELSPNKLQPTKIVADINNEKDIENIIGVTIKHFKKLDVLVNNAGILAHGSIETTSLEQFDNIMKTNVRGPYYLTMLATPFLIESKGNIINVSSVSGLRSFENMLSYCISKAALDQFTRCVALELAPKGVRVNSVNPGVIITDIHFRAGMSEQDYAEYLERCKVTYALGRPGETKEVSSVITFLASDAASNITGVTLPIDGGRHAMCPR; translated from the coding sequence ATGTTTACGCAAAAGGTCGTTCTAATTACTGGTGCAAGTTCGGGGATTGGTGCAGAAACTGCTTTGGAGTTTTCCAAACAAGGTGCAAATCTTGTTCTAACAGggagaaataaagaaaatttagatATGGTCTCAAAAAAATGCGAAGAACTATCTCCTAACAAATTACAACCTACTAAAATTGTAGCTGACATAAATAACGAGAAGGACATTGAAAACATCATCGGTGTAACTATTAAACATTTCAAGAAACTAGATGTTCTTGTCAACAATGCTGGCATTTTAGCACATGGCTCAATAGAAACAACATCTTTGGAACAATtcgataatattatgaaaaccaATGTTCGTGGACcttattatttaacaatgttAGCTACACCCTTCCTTATTGAAAGCAAAGGAAATATTATTAACGTGTCTAGTGTATCTGGACTTCGATCATTTGAAAATATGCTTTCCTATTGTATATCAAAAGCGGCATTGGACCAATTTACGAGATGTGTAGCTCTTGAGCTCGCTCCAAAGGGTGTTCGTGTAAATTCCGTCAATCCTGGTGTTATAATTACTGATATACATTTTAGAGCTGGCATGTCGGAGCAGGACTATGCAGAGTATTTAGAAAGATGTAAAGTTACTTATGCTCTTGGTAGACCCGGTGAAACGAAAGAGGTGTCATCGGTAATCACATTTTTAGCAAGTGACGCAGCAAGCAATATTACTGGTGTTACTTTACCAATTGACGGTGGTCGTCACGCTATGTGCcctcgttaa